gtttacgccattctcctgcctcagccttccgagtagctgggactacaggcgcccgccacctcgcccggctagtttttttgtattttttagtagagacggggtttcaccatgttagccaggatagtctcgatttcctgacctcgtgatccgcccgtctcggcctcccaaagtgctgggattacaggcttgagccaccgcgcccggtctattATTTTTAACAACTATATTTGAAAATGGAAGCATGAAGGTGGGAAATACCAATTCACTTCTTTTCAAATACTCTTTAGATAAGCGGTTTTCAACTCCGGCTGTTcactagaatcacctgggagctttaaaATATCCTAGTTCCTGGGCCTCACCAGAGAGCACCAGGGTCTGACTCAATAGGTCTCAGGATGAGCCCAAGTATCCGTGATtcttgtttattatactttaagttccagggtacatgtgcacaatgtgcaggtttgttacatatgtatacatgtgccatgttggtgtgctgcacccactaactcatcatttacattaggtgtatctcctaatgctctccctcccccctccccccaccgcacgacaggccctggtgtgtgatgttccccactctgtgtacaagtgttctcactgttcagttcctaCCTGTGAGGGACAGCAtgcagtttggttttctgtcccgcgatagtttgctaagaataatggtttcgagcttcatccatgtccctacaaaggacacgaactcatccttttttatggctgcatagtatcccatggtgtatatgagccacattttcttaatccagtctatccattgatggacatttgggttggttccaagtctttttttttttttttttttttttttttttttgagacggagtctggctcggtcgcccaggctggagtgcagtggtcgcccaggctggagtgcagtggccggatctcagctcactgcaagctccgcctcccaggttcacgccattctcctgcctccgcctcccaagtagctgggactagaggcgcctgtctcgtcgcccggctagttttttgtattctttattagagacggggtttcaccgtattagccaggatggtctcgatctcctgaccttgtgatctgcctgtctcggcctcccaaagtgctgggattacaggcttgagccaccgcgcccggccccaagtctttgctattgtgaatagtgccacaataaacatacgtgttcatgtgtctttatatagcagcatgatttctaatcctttgggtatataccaagtaatgggatggctgggtcaaatggtatttctagttctagatccttgaggaggcACCATacttcttccacaatggttgaactagtttacagtcccaccaacagtgtaaaagtgttcctatttctccacatcctctctagcacctgttgtttcctttttaatgattgccattctaactggtgtgagatggtatctctttgtggttttgatttgcgagTATCCATGTTTCTAAGttccccagatgattctgattTTCAGCTGATGTCTTAGGAATTACTGATTTAGACCAGGAATTGGCAAACTTCTTCTGTAAAGGGCCACATCCTAAATATcgtaggctttgtgggccattgATAAGATCTGTcacatattctctctctttttaaaagacctttacaaatgtaaaaaccattcttagttcCTAAGTAATATAAAAACAAGCCATGGGCTGGATTTGACCCATAGGCCATTTTGCCAACCCCCAATTTGGACTATGCACAGGCTAGAATATAGCCTGGAAAAGGCACCGTGAGACAAGCTGTGGCCAAGAAAACCCTGCAAGCTGCTGCCAAAAAGCCTCTGCAGTGAAATCACAGGTCCAGACTCCTATAACTGGCACCAAAGTTTTTCTGGTTTGAGTAGGGGGTGGAAGGGGTTTAGACTCACAATAATAAAACTCCCAAGACACGTTATAAACCAGCCAGTTTATTATTTTGTAGTAAGATGTAGAACTTTTACCATGCAGACTGAAATATCTGTGTCAGCATGAACAGTACATTGTCTTCCTAGAGGCAGTTAACATGGAAAACCAGGTTATTATCAGGTTATTTAGCAAGTATAGAATCCAAATAAGAGGAGACTGATTTTAAGACCTGTAACTCATCCATGAAGGCTTGGGGCATACTTTCCTACCACCGGAatgccttagcctccagaaaGCTGTGGACTCTTGCCTCTCCATCTTGGTCTCACTGAGTACCACCACTGCTCAGTCACTTCCTTCAGCCATACCGTCAGGCCAGCTTGGCCTAAGAGCTGTATCTCTGGTCACTGGTTTGTGTTGTTACAGCCACTGTTATTAACAGTTAAGGTTCTGAAGGGGGCATGTCAACTGCTCCCAGGTACCAACTACGAGACACAATAATCCTATTAGTTTGTTCTCCCAAACCCACTCCACTCAAGTTTATCAGGTAAATATGCTCTGTAAGGTTCTTTCCAACCCCATTAGCACATACATAGATTACCTATAATTTCACCTAATGTAATCTACCTTCCTACTGAGGATTGaggttttaactttttttttccccactttcttGATCAGTGATTTCAAACCATGTAGGAATTAATGAAACCAATTCTGTATCACCACTGCAACCAAGATAGCGATACCAagtaatatgtatttttcaaactAATGTCATTTTGTTCTCTATACTGTAAAAAACGAGAAGATGCAGTCCTCAACTTAGTACTCAATACTAGGGAGGGTGAAGTTGTCAAAAAATGTCTTTCAACAGTAGAAAAGTTTgctttcaaattaaaaaacaaggcaTGTTTTGCAAACATCACGTAAtgataaaattacagaaaaaaatttattcagtATGACCCATGGCACATGCCACACCAGAATTCTGCCTGTAACAAAACAGTGAATTTTATCCCAAAAAGTAGGTCAGGTCCATGCTGGCTAAAAACTTCAGTCCCAGACCCaataaatgaagatgaaatacaTACTGCATGCTTAACAGACACTGCATATACATCAATAATTCTTTAATGCCCCTCTCTAGGGTTttgagggaaggagggatgaaATGTGGACATGTGCACTCACAAAGGCAGAATTTTCTTCCAATTATAAAAAGTCACACCTGACCCTTTACTATGTTTTGGGCAACAGCCAAGATTTTATCTGTGGGAATCCACCTTTGAAAATCACAACAAAAATCAATAGGAAatgatttaatataaaatatacaaatttctCAGTATGAGGACTTTCACAGAAAAGGAGacaacaatgaaaatgaattttctttaaaaataacattcccTTATTTTGTCCCTGCTACTCAACACTCAAAAACAAGTCTGTACAAAACTAGGAACAGAGAAAAGGACCAGAGAGGATGTTACATTGTAAAGTCTTAGGACCTACCCTAAACTTCTGTCCTCATTGAGACCCTCACCTAGAGAGATAGGTTCCCAGGTCCACTGGAGAAAGTGAGTAGTCTCCGATCATAACCCTTGCTTCACTAAAGATGGCCTCAGGTCACTCACTGTCAAACTTAATGGAATTGACCTGGACAGAGATtgagcctccccggtagctgccccgcttcttcttggttttctcatGCCGGAAGGACTTGCCTTTGGTGAACTTCAAAACTTGATTGGCTCGCTCTCCCCAGTCTCCAGCTGCACCTCGCTGGTAAGTAGAGAGGGGGATTAACACAGAGGAAGACCATGCCAGGGCCGTCCCTTTATTCTTTCTACTCCCTGCTCAAGGCAACCTGAACCCAGAGAAGATTCCCACCAACCTGAACCAAGAGCTATCCCCTCTGACACTACCTATCCTCCCTCTCAAGAATGGCACAGATCTCTCTCTCACCTTGGCATCAAAGGAATTGTCTGCAACTCGTGAATCCACCTCAATTTCCTCCTCCCTGACCCTTCGGAATGGGGATGATGCCCTTTTTTCTCCCTAAAAAGGAGGAAACGAAAGACAGAGTGGTCATGTAACAGCTCTTCTGAGTgatacacatggacacatgtgCCAGGTCATGCCAGGCAGAGCTGTCAAGATGATCCtagatttttctacttttaaagagCTGGTTCCTGAGAGGAAAGTGAGACAacttactttcttcctttttggaaATGTGTTAGGGGTCTGAAGCTTTATCTTCTTGGCCTGAGGAGTCTCTGCCTCCTTGGCAGCCTCAATCTGCTTCCGCTTCTTTAATGAACCTACAAAACAGAAAGCCAGACTcaggccaagtacagtggctcacaactgtaaccccagcattttgggaggccaaggtaggaggattgcttgagcccaggaaattgagatcagccagggcaatatagtgagattctgtctctataaaaagttaaaaaatgagccagacatggtggtgcatgcttgtcgTCCCtgcaactcaggaggctaaggtggaaagatcacctgagcccatgaAGTTAAGGCTGCAcaagccgtgatcatgccactgcaccccagcctgggtgacagagtaagattctattaaaaaaaaaaaaaaaaggagaccagTTTCCTGTTCTTCCTCCCAGTTTCCACAACTGGAAGCCCAGTCGTGGGCCTCCTCTCACTACCCTACTCTCAAAGAGTATATCCCATCCTGATTTGGGGGGACAAAACCCAGAGGGCATTTTTACTGGGTACTGACCTGATTTGGAAACTGCCActgctgcctttttcttttcttcttcctcttcctcgcTGTTCTTAGCTTCTTTTCCATTCTGGGCAGTCAGTGCAGAGGTGCCATTGGCCTTGGGGGCTTGTGGTCTGGGAGAGCCCTTGCCCTTgggcttctcttcctcctcctcctcactggaGTCATCAGAGGAAGAACTGCTGCTGCTCtcagtctttcctttctttgcagAGGCTGGCTTGGAAGGGGCTGCACCTCCTGCTACCTTCTGTGGCTTCTTCTTAACTGCAGACTTAGatgtcttctcttcttcctcctcctcctcactgctGGAGCTGTCTGAATCAGAGCTGCTGTCCCTACTACCCTGAGGAGCCTGCTTGGCAGGCAGAGGTGGAGCTGCTTTGGCAGTCACCTTGGGCTTATTGGTGGCCACCGTCTTCTTTGTCTTCTCCTCCTCACTGGAGCTGCTCTCTTCCTCACTGGAGCTGCTGTCAGCCTTTCTCATCGGAGGCTTCTGGCCACCGCCCACAGGTTGCTTGAGGGTTGCAGCTGGCTTTGCTGCAGGTGACTTGATGGTGACAGCAGGCTTATTTGAAGAATTCTTGGTGGTACCAGCTGGCTTGGAAGGAGCTTCATCATCCTCAGAGCTGTCAGAGTCTAGATACAGAGGGATGGAATCAACAGCTCCCCGATTCAGATTCAGGGGAGCCCTTAGCAGCTGCCTGAGAGCAGCTGAACTGAGGGCCTCCATATGCCTTACCTGAGCTGTCTGAAGAGCTCTCTGCTGCTTTCTTTGCTGGAGGTGGTTTAGTGGTTGCTTTAGAGATGACTGCCTTAGTTGGGggtttcttctcttcttcagAACTTGAATCTGAGGAGAACCTGTAGCATTATGCTGGGTCCAGAGTCCCAACCCAACCAGgacagcaataaaaagaatgcGAAGACACACACAGAGCCTTAGCTCTGTCTTGCTTTAAGCAAAATGCAATGGAGGAATGGAAGGCTTTCTCTCTCCCTTATTCCTCATCCCCTCCTTCAGACCCACACTGAGGGGAGACTGCATCCCTCTGACTCACCAGACTCATCACTGCTGTCTTCACTGCTTTCCACAGG
The window above is part of the Rhinopithecus roxellana isolate Shanxi Qingling chromosome 11, ASM756505v1, whole genome shotgun sequence genome. Proteins encoded here:
- the NOLC1 gene encoding nucleolar and coiled-body phosphoprotein 1 isoform X1, which encodes MADAGLRRVVPSDLYPLVLGFLRDNQLSEVANKFAKATGATQQDANASSLLDIYSFWLNRSAKAPERKLQANGPVTKKAKKKASSSDSSEDSSEEEEEVQGPPAKKAAVPAKRVGLPPGKAAAKASESSSSEESSDDDEEEDQKKQPVQKGVKPQAKAAKAPPKKAKSSDSDSDSSSEDEPPKNQKPKITPVAAKAQAKAPPKPARAAPKVANGKAASSSSSSSSSDDSEEEKAAATPKKTVPKKQVVAKAPVKAVATPTQKSSSSEDSSSEEEEEQKKTLKNKPGPYSSVPPPSAPPPKKSVGTQPPKKAVEKQQPVESSEDSSDESDSSSEEEKKPPTKAVISKATTKPPPAKKAAESSSDSSDSDSSEDDEAPSKPAGTTKNSSNKPAVTIKSPAAKPAATLKQPVGGGQKPPMRKADSSSSEEESSSSEEEKTKKTVATNKPKVTAKAAPPLPAKQAPQGSRDSSSDSDSSSSEEEEEEEKTSKSAVKKKPQKVAGGAAPSKPASAKKGKTESSSSSSSDDSSEEEEEEKPKGKGSPRPQAPKANGTSALTAQNGKEAKNSEEEEEEKKKAAVAVSKSGSLKKRKQIEAAKEAETPQAKKIKLQTPNTFPKRKKGEKRASSPFRRVREEEIEVDSRVADNSFDAKRGAAGDWGERANQVLKFTKGKSFRHEKTKKKRGSYRGGSISVQVNSIKFDSE
- the NOLC1 gene encoding nucleolar and coiled-body phosphoprotein 1 isoform X2 yields the protein MADAGLRRVVPSDLYPLVLGFLRDNQLSEVANKFAKATGATQQDANASSLLDIYSFWLKSAKAPERKLQANGPVTKKAKKKASSSDSSEDSSEEEEEVQGPPAKKAAVPAKRVGLPPGKAAAKASESSSSEESSDDDEEEDQKKQPVQKGVKPQAKAAKAPPKKAKSSDSDSDSSSEDEPPKNQKPKITPVAAKAQAKAPPKPARAAPKVANGKAASSSSSSSSSDDSEEEKAAATPKKTVPKKQVVAKAPVKAVATPTQKSSSSEDSSSEEEEEQKKTLKNKPGPYSSVPPPSAPPPKKSVGTQPPKKAVEKQQPVESSEDSSDESDSSSEEEKKPPTKAVISKATTKPPPAKKAAESSSDSSDSDSSEDDEAPSKPAGTTKNSSNKPAVTIKSPAAKPAATLKQPVGGGQKPPMRKADSSSSEEESSSSEEEKTKKTVATNKPKVTAKAAPPLPAKQAPQGSRDSSSDSDSSSSEEEEEEEKTSKSAVKKKPQKVAGGAAPSKPASAKKGKTESSSSSSSDDSSEEEEEEKPKGKGSPRPQAPKANGTSALTAQNGKEAKNSEEEEEEKKKAAVAVSKSGSLKKRKQIEAAKEAETPQAKKIKLQTPNTFPKRKKGEKRASSPFRRVREEEIEVDSRVADNSFDAKRGAAGDWGERANQVLKFTKGKSFRHEKTKKKRGSYRGGSISVQVNSIKFDSE